From a single Andrena cerasifolii isolate SP2316 chromosome 8, iyAndCera1_principal, whole genome shotgun sequence genomic region:
- the LOC143371908 gene encoding nucleoside diphosphate kinase 6 isoform X2, giving the protein MCKEIYECNIYALYGYILNRICWVKSANTGSFKKKIRDLIIYNNFKIVRSRRTVITQEEAKLFYVEHKEKFFYNRLLTFMCSGPSDIHILADYDAIAKWRRLMGPTKVYQAQYIAPDTIRGMFGLSDTRNATHGSDSPQSALREIMIFFKDFNLENWYETEERYYNLSLLHFDPLAFLHTIDKSLTNPSKGQIIE; this is encoded by the exons ATGTGTAAAGAAATATACGAGTGTAATATTTATGCATTATACGGCTATATTTTGAATCGCATTTGTTGGGTTAAATCTGCAAATACGGGAAGCTTTAAAAAG AAAATTCGAGATTTAATAATCtacaataatttcaaaattgtcagATCACGTAGAACAGTAATTACACAAGAAGAAGCGAAATTATTTTATGTGGAACACaaggaaaaatttttttataatcgtCTTTTAACATTCATGTGCAGCGGTCCATCTGATATTCACATTTTAGCTGATTACGATGCCATTGCCAAATGGAGAAGATTGATGGGTCCCACGAAAGTGTATCAGGCACAATATATTGCTCCAGACACAATTCGAGGAATGTTTGGTTTATCAGACACAAGAAATGCAACACATGGATCTG aTTCACCTCAATCGGCACTAAGGGAGataatgatattttttaaagattttaatttgGAAAACTGGTATGAAACTGAAGAAAGGTATTATAATTTAAGTCTACTTCATTTTGATCCACTAGCATTTCTACATACCATTGACAAAAGTCTTACGAATCCTAGTAAGGGACAAATTATAGAATGA
- the LOC143371908 gene encoding nucleoside diphosphate kinase 6 isoform X1 — MQSQKYLQLTLAIIKPHVIKSPFVLQVKESNPKIRNSRKIRDLIIYNNFKIVRSRRTVITQEEAKLFYVEHKEKFFYNRLLTFMCSGPSDIHILADYDAIAKWRRLMGPTKVYQAQYIAPDTIRGMFGLSDTRNATHGSDSPQSALREIMIFFKDFNLENWYETEERYYNLSLLHFDPLAFLHTIDKSLTNPSKGQIIE, encoded by the exons atgcaATCGCAAAAGTATCTTCAGTTAACGTTAGCAATAATTAAACCACACGTCATTAAATCTCCCTTCGTGCTTCAGGTAAAGGAATCTAACCCTAAAATTCGTAACTCCCGT AAAATTCGAGATTTAATAATCtacaataatttcaaaattgtcagATCACGTAGAACAGTAATTACACAAGAAGAAGCGAAATTATTTTATGTGGAACACaaggaaaaatttttttataatcgtCTTTTAACATTCATGTGCAGCGGTCCATCTGATATTCACATTTTAGCTGATTACGATGCCATTGCCAAATGGAGAAGATTGATGGGTCCCACGAAAGTGTATCAGGCACAATATATTGCTCCAGACACAATTCGAGGAATGTTTGGTTTATCAGACACAAGAAATGCAACACATGGATCTG aTTCACCTCAATCGGCACTAAGGGAGataatgatattttttaaagattttaatttgGAAAACTGGTATGAAACTGAAGAAAGGTATTATAATTTAAGTCTACTTCATTTTGATCCACTAGCATTTCTACATACCATTGACAAAAGTCTTACGAATCCTAGTAAGGGACAAATTATAGAATGA
- the LOC143371908 gene encoding nucleoside diphosphate kinase 6 isoform X3, translated as MQSQKYLQLTLAIIKPHVIKSPFVLQKIRDLIIYNNFKIVRSRRTVITQEEAKLFYVEHKEKFFYNRLLTFMCSGPSDIHILADYDAIAKWRRLMGPTKVYQAQYIAPDTIRGMFGLSDTRNATHGSDSPQSALREIMIFFKDFNLENWYETEERYYNLSLLHFDPLAFLHTIDKSLTNPSKGQIIE; from the exons atgcaATCGCAAAAGTATCTTCAGTTAACGTTAGCAATAATTAAACCACACGTCATTAAATCTCCCTTCGTGCTTCAG AAAATTCGAGATTTAATAATCtacaataatttcaaaattgtcagATCACGTAGAACAGTAATTACACAAGAAGAAGCGAAATTATTTTATGTGGAACACaaggaaaaatttttttataatcgtCTTTTAACATTCATGTGCAGCGGTCCATCTGATATTCACATTTTAGCTGATTACGATGCCATTGCCAAATGGAGAAGATTGATGGGTCCCACGAAAGTGTATCAGGCACAATATATTGCTCCAGACACAATTCGAGGAATGTTTGGTTTATCAGACACAAGAAATGCAACACATGGATCTG aTTCACCTCAATCGGCACTAAGGGAGataatgatattttttaaagattttaatttgGAAAACTGGTATGAAACTGAAGAAAGGTATTATAATTTAAGTCTACTTCATTTTGATCCACTAGCATTTCTACATACCATTGACAAAAGTCTTACGAATCCTAGTAAGGGACAAATTATAGAATGA
- the Med18 gene encoding mediator complex subunit 18, which yields MSAPISTAMDSLTAAIKSNIIPNQEYLLQGSVLDSAVEVLLHRLRGLCDNVDTGPETFNDHEMCFSIRGSEQPLLLRVRRALDYQDMPWQLRYIGQPELGDKSRPTIVRSSLDIATSNTVVDFLTELGCRLDFEYIARGYMFRKGRMKVTVSKIFKMAQQGKMPESMEAISQSYLVELSVLAPSGQDAIAEDMRIFAEQLKPLVQLEKIDYKRLVH from the exons ATGAGTGCCCCGATAAGTACAGCAATGGACAGCTTGACAGCTGCAATCAAATCGAATATAATTCCGAATcaagaatatttattacaaggctCAGTGTTGGACAGTGCCGTAGAAGTTTTGCTCCACAGATTGCGTGGTTTATGTGACAACGTCGACACTGGCCCAGAAACCTTCAACGATCATGAAATGTGTTTCAGTATCAG AGGATCCGAGCAACCATTACTCTTACGTGTTAGAAGAGCTTTAGATTATCAAGATATGCCCTGGCAACTGCGGTATATCGGCCAGCCTGAGTTGGGCGACAAATCGCGTCCCACAATTGTCAGAAGCAGCTTAGACATAGCAACTAGTAATACAGTCGTTGACTTTTTGACGGAGCTCGGGTGTAGATTGGATTTCGAATATATTGCACGTGGTTATATGTTCCGTAAAGGTAGAATGAAGGTCACGGTTTCGAAGATATTTAAAATGGCTCAACAAGGCAAGATGCCGGAAAGCATGGAAGCCATATCGCAAAGCTATTTAGTGGAATTGAGCGTCTTGGCGCCAAGCGGGCAGGATGCGATAGCAGAAGATATGAGAATCTTTGCGGAGCAGTTAAAGCCTTTGGTTCAACTCGAGAAGATTGACTATAAAAGGCTCGTTCATTGA
- the LOC143371894 gene encoding RNA-binding protein 1-like isoform X2: MSRYREWDLSCKVYVGNLGSSASKHEIESAFSKYGPLRNVWVARNPPGFAFVEFEDPRDAEDAVRGLDGTRCCGTRVRVEMSSGRSRRGGGGRRPGPRYSRSGSGSPHKSPISRFSRSRSRSPRRRSLTRSRSRDRRSRSDSRDRR; the protein is encoded by the exons ATGTCACGTTATCGTGAGTGGGATCTTTCGTGCAAAGTGTACGTTGGCAATTTAGGCAGCAGCGCTAGCAAACACGAGATCGAAAGCGCGTTCAGTAAATACGGTCCACTTAGAAACGTCTGGGTGGCTCGAAACCCACCTGGATTTGCTTTTGTGGAGTTTGAAGACCCACGAGACGCGGAAGATGCAGTTAGAGGATTAGATGGAAC ACGCTGTTGCGGAACCAGAGTAAGGGTAGAGATGTCCTCCGGAAGAAGTCGACGTGGCGGTGGTGGGCGGAGACCAGGTCCAAGATACTCCAG gtccGGATCAGGAAGTCCGCACAAATCACCGATAAGCCGATTCTCCAG GTCAAGGTCCCGTAGCCCTCGCAGGAGATCACTGACTCGTAGCCGCAGCCGAGATCGTCGTTCTCGTTCGGATTCCCGTGACAGACG TTAG
- the LOC143371894 gene encoding RNA-binding protein 1-like isoform X3: MSRYREWDLSCKVYVGNLGSSASKHEIESAFSKYGPLRNVWVARNPPGFAFVEFEDPRDAEDAVRGLDGTRCCGTRVRVEMSSGRSRRGGGGRRPGPRYSRSGSRSPQRRSLGLNPRSRSRSPRRRSLTRSRSRDRRSRSDSRDRR; the protein is encoded by the exons ATGTCACGTTATCGTGAGTGGGATCTTTCGTGCAAAGTGTACGTTGGCAATTTAGGCAGCAGCGCTAGCAAACACGAGATCGAAAGCGCGTTCAGTAAATACGGTCCACTTAGAAACGTCTGGGTGGCTCGAAACCCACCTGGATTTGCTTTTGTGGAGTTTGAAGACCCACGAGACGCGGAAGATGCAGTTAGAGGATTAGATGGAAC ACGCTGTTGCGGAACCAGAGTAAGGGTAGAGATGTCCTCCGGAAGAAGTCGACGTGGCGGTGGTGGGCGGAGACCAGGTCCAAGATACTCCAG GTCCGGATCTCGCAGTCCCCAAAGGAGATCCCTAGGTCTTAACCCGAG GTCAAGGTCCCGTAGCCCTCGCAGGAGATCACTGACTCGTAGCCGCAGCCGAGATCGTCGTTCTCGTTCGGATTCCCGTGACAGACG TTAG
- the LOC143371894 gene encoding RNA-binding protein 1-like isoform X4 has product MSRYREWDLSCKVYVGNLGSSASKHEIESAFSKYGPLRNVWVARNPPGFAFVEFEDPRDAEDAVRGLDGTRCCGTRVRVEMSSGRSRRGGGGRRPGPRYSRSRSRSPRRRSLTRSRSRDRRSRSDSRDRR; this is encoded by the exons ATGTCACGTTATCGTGAGTGGGATCTTTCGTGCAAAGTGTACGTTGGCAATTTAGGCAGCAGCGCTAGCAAACACGAGATCGAAAGCGCGTTCAGTAAATACGGTCCACTTAGAAACGTCTGGGTGGCTCGAAACCCACCTGGATTTGCTTTTGTGGAGTTTGAAGACCCACGAGACGCGGAAGATGCAGTTAGAGGATTAGATGGAAC ACGCTGTTGCGGAACCAGAGTAAGGGTAGAGATGTCCTCCGGAAGAAGTCGACGTGGCGGTGGTGGGCGGAGACCAGGTCCAAGATACTCCAG GTCAAGGTCCCGTAGCCCTCGCAGGAGATCACTGACTCGTAGCCGCAGCCGAGATCGTCGTTCTCGTTCGGATTCCCGTGACAGACG TTAG
- the LOC143371894 gene encoding RNA-binding protein 1-like isoform X5, whose product MSRYREWDLSCKVYVGNLGSSASKHEIESAFSKYGPLRNVWVARNPPGFAFVEFEDPRDAEDAVRGLDGTRCCGTRVRVEMSSGRSRRGGGGRRPGPRYSRSGSRSPQRRSLGLNPRSGSGSPHKSPISRFSRSRSRSPRRRSLTRSRSRDRRSRSDSRDRRY is encoded by the exons ATGTCACGTTATCGTGAGTGGGATCTTTCGTGCAAAGTGTACGTTGGCAATTTAGGCAGCAGCGCTAGCAAACACGAGATCGAAAGCGCGTTCAGTAAATACGGTCCACTTAGAAACGTCTGGGTGGCTCGAAACCCACCTGGATTTGCTTTTGTGGAGTTTGAAGACCCACGAGACGCGGAAGATGCAGTTAGAGGATTAGATGGAAC ACGCTGTTGCGGAACCAGAGTAAGGGTAGAGATGTCCTCCGGAAGAAGTCGACGTGGCGGTGGTGGGCGGAGACCAGGTCCAAGATACTCCAG GTCCGGATCTCGCAGTCCCCAAAGGAGATCCCTAGGTCTTAACCCGAG gtccGGATCAGGAAGTCCGCACAAATCACCGATAAGCCGATTCTCCAG GTCAAGGTCCCGTAGCCCTCGCAGGAGATCACTGACTCGTAGCCGCAGCCGAGATCGTCGTTCTCGTTCGGATTCCCGTGACAGACGGTATTGA
- the LOC143371894 gene encoding RNA-binding protein 1-like isoform X1 yields the protein MSRYREWDLSCKVYVGNLGSSASKHEIESAFSKYGPLRNVWVARNPPGFAFVEFEDPRDAEDAVRGLDGTRCCGTRVRVEMSSGRSRRGGGGRRPGPRYSRSGSRSPQRRSLGLNPRSGSGSPHKSPISRFSRSRSRSPRRRSLTRSRSRDRRSRSDSRDRR from the exons ATGTCACGTTATCGTGAGTGGGATCTTTCGTGCAAAGTGTACGTTGGCAATTTAGGCAGCAGCGCTAGCAAACACGAGATCGAAAGCGCGTTCAGTAAATACGGTCCACTTAGAAACGTCTGGGTGGCTCGAAACCCACCTGGATTTGCTTTTGTGGAGTTTGAAGACCCACGAGACGCGGAAGATGCAGTTAGAGGATTAGATGGAAC ACGCTGTTGCGGAACCAGAGTAAGGGTAGAGATGTCCTCCGGAAGAAGTCGACGTGGCGGTGGTGGGCGGAGACCAGGTCCAAGATACTCCAG GTCCGGATCTCGCAGTCCCCAAAGGAGATCCCTAGGTCTTAACCCGAG gtccGGATCAGGAAGTCCGCACAAATCACCGATAAGCCGATTCTCCAG GTCAAGGTCCCGTAGCCCTCGCAGGAGATCACTGACTCGTAGCCGCAGCCGAGATCGTCGTTCTCGTTCGGATTCCCGTGACAGACG TTAG
- the LOC143372157 gene encoding protein-lysine N-methyltransferase SMYD4, which yields MLKDESEDEIGNYFSSNLLELRAAIQPQDWKRFASLNSAAERVGFVLSYAEAHSLSLEVNDQAVKSSEKALQLKDIGNKYFGRGEFLKALETYSNAVLLAPLQDLGVILANRSAALYHMERHDYALTDAEEALRVGYPEELRYKLEERRARCFLGLKMHSDAVLAFRNALKALDNTKLSAEKKQKLEADIRIMLAVIEKGEQIVQTVANVPQKTERKRQSKKSAPKMENCNPVYPACSKAVNIKDEGGDIGRHAVATKNIEPGELLVIEDPHCSFLLAEHRLTHCHYCLSRIFVPIPATCYRCSCVAYCSIPCRDSDAKVHQNECVLLSTLWSSKTSITCFLALRSITQKPFEELFKLRDKLVRSKGKFEASAQEPYKGDNFEALYGLVTHVDERTTQDLFHRTYIASWILRLLKNGPYFPDDVKTPDTAEATPSEGELFIGGLILHGLMVMQFNSHEISELTIPRGDKTLAKARSIFIGGGLYLTLSLFNHSCNPGIIRYCVGTTMVVRAIRSIAAGEEISENYGPIFTTTPEAERKRVLRWQYWFDCNCEACTAHWPLLGDIDPTILRFKCETGPGCGNVLPVRTDTNEFMIKCSKCGKNTNILKGLKALQDTDALFKVASINLEAGKHQDALKAYLEILKLLDETLALPIRDYHHCQQGVRLCMLTLGNYSYV from the exons ATGTTGAAAGACGAGTCGGAGGACGAAATCGGTAACTATTTCAGCTCTAATCTGTTAGAGCTGCGGGCAGCGATCCAGCCACAGGATTGGAAGAGATTCGCTTCCCTAAACAGCGCCGCGGAAAGGGTTGGCTTCGTACTAAGCTATGCGGAGGCGCATAGTCTGTCCTTAGAAGTTAACGACCAGGCTGTGAAGAGCAGCGAGAAAGCTCTTCAGCTCAAGGACATCGGTAACAAGTATTTTGGCCGCGGCGAATTCCTGAAGGCCCTGGAGACGTACTCGAACGCTGTCCTGTTGGCACCTCTGCAAG ACTTAGGTGTCATACTAGCAAATCGTTCAGCGGCGCTTTATCACATGGAACGTCACGATTATGCTCTGACAGACGCGGAGGAAGCTTTGCGCGTCGGTTATCCTGAGGAATTGCGCTATAAACTCGAAGAAAGACGCGCCAGATGTTTCCTGGGCTTGAAGATGCACTCGGACGCTGTGCTGGCATTTAGGAATGCTTTGAAAGCTTTAGACAATACGAAACTGTCGGCAGAAAAGAAGCAGAAGCTCGAGGCGGACATCAGGATCATGCTAGCGGTGATAGAGAAGGGTGAACAGATAGTTCAGACAGTAGCAAATGTACCTCAGAAGACGGAGAGAAAGAGGCAGTCTAAGAAATCCGCCCCCAAGATGGAGAACTGCAACCCTGTGTACCCTGCGTGCAGCAAAGCAGTAAACATTAAAGATGAGGGTGGTGACATAGGGAGGCACGCTGTTGCCACTAAAAATATTGAACCTGGAGAACTATTGGTAATAGAAGATCCGCATTGTTCATTTCTGTTGGCTGAGCACAG GCTCACCCACTGCCATTACTGTTTGTCGAGGATATTTGTACCAATACCAGCTACGTGCTATAGGTGCAGTTGCGTGGCCTATTGCAGTATACCCTGCAGGGATTCGGATGCAAAAGTGCATCAGAACGAATGCGTGTTACTGTCCACGTTGTGGTCATCAAAAACGTCCATTACGTGTTTCTTGGCGTTAAGATCGATTACACAGAAACCATTCGAAGAACTGTTTAAACTAAGAGACAAGCTGGTTCGTTCCAAGGGTAAATTCGAAGCCTCGGCGCAGGAGCCTTACAAAGGAGATAATTTTGAAGCCCTTTATGGATTAG TAACCCATGTAGACGAAAGGACGACGCAAGATCTTTTCCATAGGACTTACATAGCCAGCTGGATATTGAGACTCTTAAAAAATGGCCCCTATTTTCCCGACGACGTTAAAACTCCAGATACAGCAGAGGCAACACCTTCCGAAGGTGAACTGTTCATAGGCGGTTTAATTTTGCACGGTTTGATGGTGATGCAGTTCAATTCTCACGAG ATATCTGAGTTGACGATACCGAGGGGCGACAAGACTTTGGCCAAAGCTCGAAGTATTTTCATCGGTGGTGGACTTTACTTGACACTGTCGCTCTTCAATCACTCGTGCAATCCTGGAATCATCAG ATACTGTGTTGGGACTACTATGGTTGTAAGGGCTATTCGCTCGATCGCAGCGGGGGAAGAAATCTCTGAGAATTATGGTCCAATTTTTACGACCACCCCAGAAGCAGAACGGAAGAGGGTACTGAGATGGCAATACTGGTTTGACTGTAATTGTGAAGCATGCACGGCGCATTGGCCTCTTTTGGGGGACATCGATCCAACGATTCTAAG ATTTAAGTGCGAAACTGGGCCGGGATGCGGAAACGTTCTGCCAGTAAGAACAGATACGAACGAGTTCATGATCAAGTGTTCCAAATGTGGCAAGAACACGAATATCTTGAAAGGCTTGAAAGCCTTACAGGATACAGACGCGCTGTTCAAGGTTGCCTCAATAAACCTTGAAGCTGGAAAACATCAAGATGCATTAAAAGCCTACTTGGAAATTCTGAAGCTTTTAGACGAGACCCTTGCTTTACCAATCAGAGATTATCATCACTGTCAGCAAGGTGTTCGGTTATGTATGCTCACATTAGGCAATTACTCTTACGTTTAA